One genomic region from Thermoleptolyngbya sichuanensis A183 encodes:
- a CDS encoding phenylpyruvate tautomerase MIF-related protein, translating to MPLIKIQTSVSCPTLTEVEELLKTLSDSLAKHTGKPESYVMTAFESDVPMTFGGTLDPVCYVEVKSVGSFNPAQTKSMSQEFCQIISATLGVPGNRTYIEFSEAKGYLWGWNGATFG from the coding sequence ATGCCCTTGATCAAGATCCAAACCTCCGTGTCTTGTCCTACGTTGACCGAAGTGGAAGAACTGTTGAAGACCCTGTCAGACAGTCTGGCAAAGCACACAGGCAAGCCCGAATCCTATGTAATGACTGCGTTTGAGTCGGATGTGCCCATGACCTTTGGGGGCACGCTCGATCCGGTTTGCTATGTGGAAGTGAAAAGTGTGGGTTCCTTTAACCCCGCCCAAACCAAGTCCATGAGCCAGGAGTTTTGCCAGATTATCAGTGCGACGCTGGGCGTGCCTGGAAACCGCACCTATATTGAGTTTTCTGAGGCCAAGGGCTATCTCTGGGGCTGGAACGGGGCGACCTTTGGCTGA